One window from the genome of Mycolicibacterium gadium encodes:
- a CDS encoding elongation factor G-like protein EF-G2, with protein sequence MADKTTTSQAGAAPTADSPAAIRNVVLVGPSGGGKTTLVEALLVAAGVLNRPGSVVDGTTVCDCDEAEISQQRSVGLALASLEHDGVKVNLIDTPGYADFVGELRAGLRAADCALFVIASNEEIDQPTKSLWLECNQVGMPRAVLITKLDHARASYDNALTAAQQAFGDKVLPLYLPADSGSSPGGGACTGLIGLLSQTHFEYADGKRTASHEPDTSYNNAIDEMRGSLIEGIIEESEDETLMERYLGGEEIDQSVLIDDLEKAVARGSFFPVIPVCSTTGVGTHELLEVITSGFPSPPEHQLPEVFTPQGKSRNSLPCDPAGPLLAEVVKTTSDPYLGRVSLVRVFSGTISPDATVHVSGHFSSFYGANGSSPGHGDPRWTAGHADHDEDERIGTLSFPLGKQQRPAPQVVAGDICAIGRLSRAETGDTLSAKAEPLVLKPWTMPEPLLPMAIQPHAKTDEDKLAVGLQRLAAEDPTLRIEQNPETHQIVLWTMGEAHSGVVLDALARRYGVAVDTVELRVPLRETLAGKAKGHGRHVKQSGGHGQFAVCDIEVEPLPEGSGFEFVDKVVGGSVPRQFIPSVEKGVRAQMEKGLLNGAGSGYPVVDIRVTLFDGKAHSVDSSDFAFQMAGGLALREAASATKVNLLEPVDEVSVVVPDDFVGAVMSDLAGRRGRVVGTDKVGEDRTVVKAEIPEVELTRYAIDLRSLAHGAGSFTRSFARYEPMPEQAAAKVRASV encoded by the coding sequence ATGGCCGACAAGACGACAACTTCCCAAGCCGGAGCTGCCCCCACCGCGGACAGTCCGGCCGCCATCCGCAACGTGGTGCTGGTGGGCCCATCGGGTGGCGGCAAGACAACACTCGTCGAGGCGTTACTGGTCGCCGCCGGAGTACTCAACAGACCGGGATCGGTCGTCGACGGGACCACCGTCTGCGATTGCGACGAGGCGGAGATCTCGCAGCAGCGCTCGGTCGGACTCGCCCTGGCGTCACTGGAGCACGACGGCGTCAAGGTCAACCTGATCGACACGCCCGGCTACGCCGACTTCGTCGGCGAACTGCGCGCCGGACTGCGAGCCGCAGACTGCGCGCTGTTCGTCATCGCATCCAACGAGGAGATCGACCAGCCGACCAAGTCGCTGTGGCTGGAGTGCAACCAGGTCGGGATGCCGAGGGCCGTGCTCATCACCAAACTCGACCACGCCCGCGCGAGTTACGACAACGCGCTGACGGCGGCGCAGCAGGCGTTTGGCGACAAGGTGCTGCCGTTGTACCTTCCTGCCGACTCCGGCTCGAGCCCCGGCGGCGGGGCCTGCACAGGGCTCATCGGATTGCTCTCGCAGACCCACTTCGAATACGCCGACGGCAAGCGCACCGCGTCCCACGAACCCGACACCTCGTACAACAACGCGATCGACGAGATGCGCGGCAGCCTGATCGAGGGAATCATCGAGGAGTCCGAGGACGAGACGCTCATGGAGCGTTATCTCGGCGGCGAGGAGATCGATCAGTCGGTGTTGATCGACGATCTCGAGAAGGCCGTCGCGCGGGGGTCGTTCTTTCCGGTCATCCCCGTGTGCAGCACCACCGGCGTGGGCACCCACGAATTGCTGGAGGTCATCACCAGCGGGTTCCCGTCCCCGCCCGAACACCAGCTCCCCGAGGTGTTCACTCCGCAGGGCAAGTCCCGCAACAGCTTGCCTTGTGATCCGGCCGGCCCCCTCCTCGCCGAGGTCGTCAAGACCACGTCGGACCCGTATCTGGGCCGCGTCAGCCTGGTGCGGGTGTTCTCCGGGACCATCTCCCCCGACGCGACGGTGCATGTGTCCGGCCACTTCTCGTCGTTCTACGGCGCCAACGGCTCCTCCCCCGGCCACGGCGACCCCCGTTGGACGGCCGGCCACGCCGACCATGACGAGGACGAGCGCATCGGCACGCTGTCATTCCCACTCGGCAAGCAACAGCGGCCCGCACCGCAGGTGGTGGCCGGTGACATCTGCGCCATCGGACGGTTGTCGCGCGCCGAGACCGGCGACACGCTGTCCGCGAAGGCGGAACCGTTGGTGCTCAAACCATGGACTATGCCAGAACCGTTGCTGCCCATGGCTATTCAGCCACACGCCAAGACCGACGAGGACAAGCTTGCGGTCGGATTGCAGCGGCTTGCGGCCGAGGATCCGACGCTGCGCATCGAACAGAACCCCGAGACACATCAGATCGTGTTGTGGACCATGGGCGAGGCGCATTCCGGTGTGGTGCTCGACGCGCTGGCACGCCGCTACGGCGTCGCCGTCGACACCGTCGAGCTACGGGTCCCGCTGCGAGAAACACTGGCCGGCAAGGCCAAAGGACATGGACGGCACGTCAAGCAGTCCGGCGGCCACGGCCAGTTCGCGGTATGCGACATCGAGGTGGAGCCGCTGCCGGAAGGGTCTGGTTTCGAGTTCGTCGACAAGGTCGTCGGCGGTTCCGTTCCACGCCAGTTCATTCCGAGCGTGGAAAAGGGTGTGCGCGCTCAGATGGAGAAGGGCCTTCTCAACGGGGCGGGCTCGGGCTATCCGGTCGTCGACATCAGGGTGACGCTGTTCGACGGAAAAGCGCACAGCGTCGACTCTTCCGACTTCGCGTTCCAGATGGCAGGTGGGCTGGCGCTGCGTGAGGCGGCTTCGGCGACCAAGGTGAACCTGCTCGAACCGGTCGACGAGGTCTCGGTCGTGGTGCCCGACGATTTCGTCGGCGCCGTGATGAGTGACCTGGCCGGCCGGCGCGGTCGGGTGGTGGGGACGGACAAGGTCGGCGAGGACCGCACCGTCGTGAAGGCCGAGATCCCCGAGGTCGAGTTGACGCGGTACGCGATCGACCTTCGATCGCTCGCGCACGGCGCCGGATCCTTCACGCGATCCTTCGCTCGCTATGAGCCCATGCCGGAGCAGGCGGCGGCCAAGGTGCGGGCGTCGGTATAG
- a CDS encoding TIGR03668 family PPOX class F420-dependent oxidoreductase yields MAEIDAAALFAQSPVAMLATVGPDGAPHVVPVVFAVNTDREQPVIYTAVDAKRKSTKRLQRLTNIEANPRVSVLVDNYDEDWTKLWWVRADGVAEIHHSGDEMASGYALLRRKYLQYQRLALDGPVVTITVGRWSAWQA; encoded by the coding sequence ATGGCCGAAATCGACGCTGCGGCCTTGTTCGCGCAATCGCCCGTCGCGATGCTCGCCACCGTCGGGCCGGACGGCGCGCCACACGTCGTGCCCGTGGTGTTCGCGGTCAACACCGACCGCGAACAACCAGTCATCTACACCGCCGTCGATGCCAAGCGTAAGTCCACCAAACGGTTGCAGCGGCTGACCAACATCGAGGCCAACCCCCGGGTGAGCGTGCTCGTCGACAACTACGACGAGGACTGGACCAAGCTGTGGTGGGTGCGGGCCGACGGCGTCGCCGAGATCCACCACAGCGGTGACGAGATGGCGAGCGGATATGCGCTGCTGCGGCGCAAATACCTTCAGTACCAAAGGCTTGCGCTCGACGGTCCCGTGGTCACGATCACCGTCGGGCGGTGGTCGGCGTGGCAGGCGTGA
- a CDS encoding MarR family winged helix-turn-helix transcriptional regulator, translated as MPELSAPLLVHLARRMQTEAEVELVAFGLRARHVVALTLLRDLGEQNQSDLTAMLGIDATNVVGLLNELESGDLIERRRSAEDRRRHTVALTAAGTRKLTEIEKVLSVVEQRVLAPLSDSEQHDLYALLARATASSCAEVLPTTQACIEGSA; from the coding sequence GTGCCAGAACTGTCCGCGCCGCTGCTCGTGCACCTGGCGCGGCGGATGCAGACCGAGGCCGAAGTGGAGTTGGTCGCCTTTGGTCTGCGCGCGCGGCACGTCGTCGCCCTGACCCTGCTGCGCGACCTCGGTGAACAGAATCAGTCCGACCTGACCGCGATGCTCGGAATCGACGCGACGAACGTGGTGGGCCTGCTGAACGAACTCGAGTCCGGGGACCTGATCGAGCGCAGGCGCTCCGCCGAGGATCGGCGGCGGCACACCGTGGCGCTGACCGCGGCGGGCACACGCAAGCTCACCGAGATCGAGAAGGTGCTCTCCGTCGTCGAACAGCGGGTGCTCGCCCCGCTGAGCGATTCGGAGCAGCACGATCTGTACGCGCTTCTCGCACGGGCGACCGCGAGCAGCTGCGCCGAGGTGCTTCCGACCACGCAGGCATGCATCGAGGGTTCGGCATAG
- a CDS encoding FMN-dependent NADH-azoreductase — MNQLLHIDSSVQGDQSVSRRLTARAVQRWRDAHPQGSVVYRDLAKDPIPHLGDATSPALTAELIGEIKRADTVVLGLALYNFGPPSTVKAWVDHIVAPGLSIDAETGAGLLGDTEFVVLESRGGGYGPGTPREGWDHAESWLPHAVSMTGLSPRLIVAELTMADVNPAMAELKPLAAASLNRAFEAIDALWEVGENAA; from the coding sequence ATGAACCAGTTGCTGCACATCGACTCCTCGGTCCAGGGCGATCAGTCCGTCAGCCGGCGGCTCACCGCTCGTGCCGTCCAGCGGTGGCGCGACGCCCACCCGCAGGGCTCTGTCGTGTATCGCGACCTGGCGAAAGACCCGATTCCGCACCTCGGGGACGCGACCTCGCCGGCGCTGACCGCCGAACTCATCGGCGAGATCAAGCGTGCCGACACGGTTGTGCTCGGACTTGCGCTGTACAACTTCGGCCCGCCGAGCACGGTCAAGGCCTGGGTGGACCACATCGTCGCGCCCGGGTTGTCGATTGACGCCGAAACGGGGGCAGGACTGCTCGGCGACACCGAGTTCGTGGTGCTCGAAAGTCGCGGCGGCGGCTACGGTCCGGGAACACCCCGAGAGGGTTGGGATCACGCTGAATCTTGGTTGCCCCATGCGGTGTCGATGACGGGCCTGTCGCCTCGCTTGATCGTCGCCGAACTGACGATGGCGGATGTCAATCCTGCGATGGCTGAGCTCAAACCGCTTGCGGCCGCGAGCCTGAACCGGGCCTTCGAGGCAATCGACGCACTGTGGGAAGTCGGTGAGAACGCTGCCTGA
- a CDS encoding ABC transporter substrate-binding protein → MKFSRLTAAAAASVALLTGLIGCAPPEKNNAEEQTESGVNARAATSAEDFGGMDGLVEAAKKEGELNVIALPPTWANYAAIIKAFEDKYGIKVNSGQPDASSQEEINAANQQRGRSTAPDVFDLGQSVALANTAMFAPYKVAVWDDIPMAYKEREGAWVNDYGGYMSIGFDSATVPPVTSVNDLLKPEYSGKVALNGDPTQAGAAFSGVLMVALSQGGSADDIAPGVEFFRKLNEAGNFLPVDPTPATIESGQTPVVIDWNYLNAVETKKLPSWQVLVPPDHAVAGYYYQAINKDAPHPAAARLWQEFLFSDEGQNLYAAGGVRPVRADNMMADGSLDQAVAASIPVIDGPVTVPSPEQTDKATAYLSDNWAEAIG, encoded by the coding sequence ATGAAGTTCTCACGCCTCACGGCGGCCGCGGCCGCATCGGTCGCTCTGCTCACCGGTCTGATCGGCTGCGCACCTCCGGAGAAGAACAACGCGGAAGAGCAGACAGAATCCGGGGTCAACGCCCGTGCGGCCACGTCGGCCGAGGACTTCGGCGGTATGGACGGTCTGGTCGAGGCCGCCAAGAAGGAGGGTGAGCTGAATGTGATTGCGCTGCCGCCTACTTGGGCCAACTACGCTGCCATCATCAAGGCGTTCGAGGACAAGTACGGGATCAAGGTGAACTCGGGGCAGCCCGACGCGTCGAGCCAGGAGGAGATCAACGCCGCGAACCAGCAGCGGGGTCGCAGCACCGCCCCCGACGTGTTCGACCTGGGCCAGTCGGTGGCGCTGGCCAATACCGCGATGTTCGCGCCCTACAAGGTGGCGGTATGGGACGACATCCCGATGGCGTACAAGGAGCGTGAAGGGGCCTGGGTCAACGACTACGGCGGCTACATGTCGATCGGTTTCGATTCCGCCACGGTGCCGCCGGTCACCTCGGTCAACGATCTGCTCAAGCCCGAATACAGCGGCAAGGTCGCACTCAACGGCGATCCGACCCAGGCCGGTGCCGCGTTCTCCGGTGTGCTGATGGTCGCACTGTCGCAGGGCGGTTCGGCCGACGACATCGCGCCGGGGGTGGAGTTCTTCCGCAAGCTCAACGAGGCCGGCAACTTCTTGCCGGTCGATCCGACCCCGGCGACGATAGAGTCCGGCCAGACCCCGGTGGTCATCGACTGGAACTATCTCAACGCGGTCGAGACGAAGAAGCTCCCGTCGTGGCAGGTGCTGGTTCCGCCGGACCACGCGGTCGCGGGCTACTACTACCAGGCGATCAACAAGGACGCTCCGCATCCCGCGGCCGCGCGGCTGTGGCAGGAGTTCCTGTTCAGCGACGAGGGTCAGAACCTTTACGCGGCAGGTGGTGTGCGTCCGGTGCGTGCGGACAACATGATGGCTGACGGGTCTCTGGATCAGGCGGTCGCGGCGTCGATCCCGGTGATCGACGGCCCGGTCACCGTGCCGAGCCCCGAGCAGACCGACAAGGCCACTGCGTATCTCTCCGACAACTGGGCTGAAGCGATCGGCTGA
- a CDS encoding ABC transporter permease, with product MPGGTQLRNRITGALPLLPFFAVVVVFLVIPTVTVIVNAFVVDGAFSLSRIGALFSSAALGALWSSVLLSASTAIIGAVLGAVLAWLIVSSPPTSMVRRTVISLCSVLAQFGGVALAFAFLATIGINGVLTVWVQEAFGWNLSGSGWLYGLAGLILVYTYFQIPLMVIVFLPALEGLREQWREAAVSLGASKWQYFREVAVPLLTPAFLGSALLLFANAFAAYATAAALVSQGSPIVPLLIRSALTSEVVLGQSGFAYALALEMIVVVAVVMAAYNVLVRRTARWLR from the coding sequence GTGCCGGGCGGAACCCAACTACGCAACCGAATCACAGGGGCTCTGCCGCTGCTGCCGTTCTTCGCGGTCGTCGTGGTGTTCCTGGTGATCCCGACGGTGACGGTGATCGTCAACGCGTTCGTCGTGGACGGCGCGTTCTCCCTCAGCCGCATCGGCGCGCTCTTCTCGTCGGCAGCGCTCGGGGCGCTGTGGTCCAGCGTCCTGCTGTCGGCCAGCACGGCGATCATCGGCGCGGTGCTCGGAGCGGTGCTGGCGTGGCTGATCGTGAGCAGCCCGCCCACGTCGATGGTGCGCAGGACGGTGATCTCGTTGTGCAGCGTGCTGGCTCAGTTCGGGGGTGTGGCACTGGCTTTCGCGTTCCTGGCGACGATCGGCATCAACGGAGTGCTGACAGTGTGGGTGCAGGAGGCCTTTGGCTGGAATCTGTCCGGCTCGGGATGGCTCTACGGCCTGGCCGGGCTGATTCTCGTCTACACGTACTTCCAGATCCCGCTGATGGTGATCGTCTTCCTGCCCGCACTCGAAGGCCTCCGCGAGCAATGGCGCGAAGCCGCCGTCAGTCTCGGCGCGTCGAAGTGGCAGTACTTCCGTGAGGTGGCCGTACCACTGCTGACGCCGGCTTTCCTCGGATCGGCATTGCTGTTGTTCGCCAACGCCTTTGCCGCCTACGCGACCGCAGCGGCGTTGGTGAGCCAGGGCAGCCCGATCGTGCCCCTGCTCATTCGGTCCGCGTTGACCAGTGAGGTGGTGCTCGGTCAGTCCGGGTTCGCCTACGCGCTCGCGCTCGAGATGATCGTCGTCGTCGCGGTGGTGATGGCGGCCTACAACGTCCTGGTGCGGCGTACGGCGCGGTGGCTGCGATGA
- a CDS encoding ABC transporter permease, whose translation MKRPARAGLWVLFGLFFLFPLYAMADFSTRRLVNDGRTWQAWTNLVTDDALYRAIVVSLLLAVFTVVATLVILVPTMIWVRLRSPWARGTVEFLCLLPLTIPALVIVVGLRNVYLWVAYFLGESPLTLTFVYVVLVLPFAYRALDAALSSIDLQTLTEAARSLGAGWGTTILRIVVPNIWSGILSAAFISIAVVLGEYTIASLSGFQTLQVQIVAIGKTDGPTSVAASLAVLLFGFVLLLVLSLVTRGRRRVQGVTA comes from the coding sequence ATGAAACGTCCAGCGCGCGCCGGGCTCTGGGTGTTGTTCGGCCTGTTCTTCCTGTTCCCGCTCTACGCCATGGCGGATTTCTCCACCCGCCGACTCGTCAACGACGGCCGCACATGGCAGGCCTGGACGAACCTCGTCACCGACGACGCGCTGTATCGGGCGATCGTGGTCTCTCTGCTGCTTGCCGTGTTCACAGTCGTTGCGACGCTGGTGATCCTGGTCCCGACGATGATCTGGGTGCGACTGCGCTCGCCGTGGGCCAGGGGCACAGTGGAGTTCTTGTGCCTGCTGCCGCTGACGATCCCCGCGCTGGTGATCGTGGTCGGGCTACGCAATGTGTACCTGTGGGTGGCGTACTTCCTGGGTGAATCCCCGCTGACGCTGACGTTCGTCTATGTGGTGCTGGTGTTGCCGTTCGCCTACCGCGCGCTCGACGCGGCGTTGTCGTCGATCGACCTGCAGACCCTCACCGAAGCGGCACGGTCGCTGGGAGCGGGATGGGGGACGACGATACTGCGGATCGTGGTGCCCAACATCTGGTCCGGGATCCTTTCCGCCGCCTTCATCTCGATTGCGGTGGTGCTCGGCGAATACACGATCGCGTCGCTGTCCGGGTTCCAGACGCTGCAGGTGCAGATCGTCGCGATCGGAAAGACGGACGGTCCGACGTCGGTGGCCGCCTCGCTGGCGGTGTTGTTGTTCGGCTTCGTGCTGCTGCTTGTCCTGTCGCTGGTGACACGCGGGCGCAGACGAGTCCAAGGAGTGACCGCATGA
- a CDS encoding ABC transporter ATP-binding protein, with product MNARTSGTAVDMAGLTRVYGDVKALDGLTLHIEPSELVALLGPSGCGKTTALRILAGLDDATSGTVSIGGRDVSRVPANKRDMGMVFQAYSLFPHLTVLDNVAFGLKMRGKDKRERTSRAADMLDLVGLGAHKAKYAHELSGGQQQRVALARALAIQPRVLLLDEPLSALDAKVRAQLRDEIRRVQLEVGITTLFVTHDQEEALAVADRVGVMNQGSLEQLATPADLYATPATPFVAEFVGLNNKVPVQVSGGRAQLLGTAVPTLPGSITSGPGLAMVRPEAVTVTAGPAGGAGMPKVSSIAFLGPISRVYVAMPDGSVINAQISGAAARSLSPGDPVTVGVEPGGVLVVAGVRRP from the coding sequence ATGAACGCGAGAACATCAGGCACGGCCGTCGATATGGCCGGCCTGACACGGGTGTACGGCGACGTCAAGGCTCTCGACGGGCTGACCCTGCACATCGAACCGTCCGAACTGGTTGCGCTGCTTGGTCCGTCGGGCTGCGGCAAGACCACCGCGCTGCGCATCCTCGCGGGCCTCGACGACGCCACGTCGGGCACGGTGTCCATCGGCGGTCGCGATGTCAGCCGCGTGCCTGCCAACAAGCGCGACATGGGCATGGTGTTCCAGGCGTACAGCCTCTTCCCGCACCTGACCGTGCTCGACAACGTCGCATTCGGGTTGAAGATGCGCGGTAAAGACAAGCGCGAGAGGACATCTCGAGCCGCCGATATGCTCGACCTGGTCGGCTTGGGTGCGCACAAGGCAAAGTACGCGCACGAGTTGTCGGGCGGGCAACAGCAACGTGTTGCGCTGGCGCGTGCGCTGGCGATCCAGCCGCGGGTGCTGCTGCTCGACGAGCCTCTTTCGGCGCTGGACGCCAAGGTCCGCGCGCAGTTGCGTGACGAGATACGTCGGGTGCAACTCGAGGTCGGCATCACGACGCTGTTCGTCACCCACGATCAGGAGGAGGCGCTAGCCGTCGCCGACCGCGTGGGTGTCATGAATCAGGGCAGCCTCGAACAGCTGGCCACGCCCGCCGACCTGTACGCCACCCCGGCCACACCGTTTGTCGCGGAGTTCGTGGGGTTGAACAACAAAGTGCCCGTGCAGGTTTCGGGTGGTCGCGCGCAGCTGCTCGGCACCGCGGTGCCGACGCTGCCCGGTTCGATCACGTCGGGTCCCGGGCTGGCGATGGTGCGCCCGGAGGCTGTCACCGTCACCGCCGGGCCGGCCGGCGGTGCTGGAATGCCCAAGGTCAGCTCGATCGCGTTCCTGGGACCGATCTCGCGGGTCTACGTCGCGATGCCGGACGGTTCGGTGATCAACGCCCAGATATCGGGTGCGGCTGCCAGGTCGTTGAGCCCTGGCGATCCGGTCACGGTCGGCGTCGAGCCCGGCGGTGTGCTGGTGGTCGCAGGGGTCAGACGTCCTTGA
- a CDS encoding orotate phosphoribosyltransferase: MADASARPETWPAAFELIRTRGYEHREEPFKLASGQLSHDYIDGKYAIDNGERLTIVSRAIADLAALNGIEFDAVGGLTMGADSIAIGVAMVTGKAWFSVRKEQKSRGREQWIEGTRLEPGTRVLLVDDVISTGGSTEIALERVVSVGAVVAGVIPMVDRGDVAAKRFAKRNVPFAALVTYRDLGIEPVKDV, translated from the coding sequence ATGGCAGATGCGAGCGCACGCCCCGAGACCTGGCCAGCAGCGTTCGAGCTGATCCGAACCCGCGGTTACGAGCACCGCGAGGAACCCTTCAAGCTGGCCAGCGGTCAGCTCAGCCACGACTACATCGACGGCAAGTACGCCATCGACAACGGGGAACGCCTGACGATCGTCAGCCGCGCCATCGCCGACCTGGCCGCGCTGAACGGGATCGAGTTCGACGCGGTCGGCGGGCTCACCATGGGCGCCGACTCGATCGCCATCGGCGTCGCGATGGTCACCGGTAAGGCCTGGTTCTCCGTGCGTAAGGAACAGAAGTCACGCGGTCGCGAACAGTGGATCGAGGGGACCAGGCTCGAGCCCGGAACCCGGGTGCTGCTCGTGGACGACGTGATCAGCACCGGCGGTTCGACCGAGATCGCACTCGAGCGCGTCGTCTCCGTCGGCGCCGTCGTCGCCGGCGTGATCCCGATGGTGGATCGCGGCGACGTCGCGGCCAAGCGCTTCGCGAAACGAAATGTGCCGTTCGCCGCCCTGGTCACCTACCGCGACCTCGGCATCGAACCCGTCAAGGACGTCTGA
- a CDS encoding HugZ family pyridoxamine 5'-phosphate oxidase, whose amino-acid sequence MANRDHGDPGDAPSVPPPLTEVANPTRPSAAEEARTIAASTNTGTLATLTADGDPWASFVTYGLLGGAPVLCVSNLAEHGRNLAGDPRASIAIVAPSSESDPLASGRVTLAGVVEAPTGDELTGARDAHLAAVAAAKYYIDYSDFTLWVLRVQRVRWVGGYGRMESTTGEDYSAASPDPVAPHAAGAIAHLNADHADSLAAMGKALGGYPDTTAATCTGADRYGLDLRLTTERGIAYTRIGYADPIDSYDQLRSATVELARRARAD is encoded by the coding sequence GTGGCGAACCGCGATCACGGCGACCCGGGCGATGCCCCCTCGGTCCCTCCCCCGCTCACCGAAGTGGCGAATCCCACCCGCCCGTCCGCGGCCGAGGAGGCCCGCACCATCGCGGCCTCGACCAATACGGGCACGCTTGCCACGCTGACTGCCGACGGCGATCCGTGGGCGTCGTTCGTGACGTACGGATTGCTCGGCGGCGCACCGGTGCTCTGCGTGTCGAACCTCGCCGAGCACGGTCGTAATCTCGCGGGCGACCCGAGGGCCAGCATCGCGATCGTCGCGCCGAGCTCGGAGTCCGATCCGCTGGCCAGCGGCCGCGTGACCCTGGCCGGCGTAGTCGAAGCCCCGACGGGCGACGAGTTGACCGGGGCCCGCGACGCACATCTGGCTGCGGTCGCGGCCGCCAAGTATTACATCGACTACAGCGACTTCACGCTCTGGGTGTTGCGCGTGCAGCGGGTGCGCTGGGTCGGTGGCTACGGGCGAATGGAGTCGACCACCGGCGAGGACTACTCCGCTGCCTCGCCGGATCCGGTCGCGCCGCACGCGGCGGGGGCGATCGCTCATCTGAACGCCGATCACGCCGACTCGCTCGCCGCGATGGGCAAGGCGCTCGGTGGTTATCCGGACACCACCGCGGCGACCTGCACCGGCGCCGACCGCTACGGCCTCGATCTGCGGCTGACGACCGAGCGTGGCATCGCCTACACCCGGATCGGTTACGCCGATCCGATCGATTCGTACGACCAATTGCGTTCGGCGACCGTCGAGCTGGCGCGTCGCGCCCGGGCGGACTGA
- a CDS encoding YbaB/EbfC family nucleoid-associated protein gives MTDNMHPDVAAVLQQARRLQSLMDEQLHKMKNETFTATDDAETVEVTLNGHHHLTGTFIADGLLRLGAPTVEQRLNEALRKATDAASTSIELDRDRIDAVVADITAGLQKD, from the coding sequence GTGACCGACAACATGCATCCCGACGTGGCCGCTGTGCTGCAGCAGGCGCGGCGGCTGCAGTCGCTGATGGACGAGCAGCTGCACAAGATGAAGAACGAGACGTTCACCGCCACCGACGACGCCGAAACCGTCGAGGTGACGCTCAACGGCCACCACCACCTCACCGGGACCTTCATCGCGGACGGTCTGCTGCGGTTGGGTGCACCGACGGTCGAGCAGCGGCTCAACGAGGCTCTTCGGAAGGCCACCGACGCCGCGTCCACGTCGATCGAGCTCGACAGGGACCGTATCGACGCCGTCGTCGCCGATATCACCGCGGGTCTGCAGAAAGACTGA